In a single window of the Paramisgurnus dabryanus chromosome 23, PD_genome_1.1, whole genome shotgun sequence genome:
- the amn1 gene encoding protein AMN1 homolog: MATVDSLVSLCALSVAQRAEKYDEINILPAGVKDRLLRIMTFYGTVSDYNISQLLHPGTHTLDLQNCSVTDTALKQIHCRQLRTILLRGCTHITSEGVAVLASQCPYLQVVDLTGCTLVTDSGIQALARHCKHLEVISLRGCTAVSDETLLELGANCRLLHSIYFSGTEVTDKGVIGLATGVCSHSLKEVQMVRCRNLTDLAVTAVVANCSNIRIFNFHGCPLITDKSRDALQNLIGPDKIQQVSWTVY, encoded by the exons ATGGCAACTGTTGATTCTCTAGTTAGCTT ATGTGCTTTAAGTGTTGCTCAGCGTGCTGAGAAGTATGACGAGATCAATATCTTGCCTGCTGGCGTTAAAGACAGATTATTGCGAATAATGACGTTTTACGGCACAGTCAGCGACTACAACATCAGTCAG CTGCTGCACCCTGGGACTCACACACTGGACCTGCAGAACTGCAGCGTGACCGACACTGCGCTTAAACAGATTCACTGTCGCCAGCTGAGGACCATATTGCTAAGAGGATGTACACATATTACATCTGAGG GTGTAGCAGTTTTGGCATCCCAGTGTCCTTATCTTCAAGTAGTTGATCTCACGGGTTGTACACTTGTGACAGATTCAGGGATTCAAGCACTGGCTCGACACTGCAAACATTTAGAAGTGATTTCACTCCGTGGCTGCACTGCTGTCAGTGATGAAACCCTGCTAGAACTGGGAGCAAACTGCAGGCTGCTGCATAGCATCTATTTCTCTGGCACAGAG GTAACAGATAAAGGGGTCATTGGACTTGCAACTGGCGTTTGTTCACACAGCCTAAAG GAGGTACAGATGGTACGGTGCCGGAATTTAACAGATCTGGCCGTGACCGCCGTTGTTGCAAACTGTTCCAACATCAGAATTTTCAATTTCCATGGATGTCCCCTCATTACAG ATAAATCAAGAGATGCCCTCCAAAATCTTATTGGCCCTGACAAGATCCAACAGGTGTCTTGGACTGTATACTGA
- the LOC135781498 gene encoding uncharacterized protein, with the protein MQANSQHPEQWQNLHGSEDASGDGTFSNPEQNLYQKCLQPHSANHPYPGQTTTGNYLAKFSCTILQTTAEKTVNIGQSTNEMKSSQDNFNSKCTQPTGQQNSQVVLWNVPNSVQIFVPVNNISMQETINVASHNNGQNILHFASRQETFNSNSLAYMQQQTTSLPAGPNNSQQFNAKTVINHKSLNDTRRDMSPCIMPQRKQHALANILPKSQSKEGMTLPSDSKYCLPTENTPHAQDSSFGGQISHRIRTDSSSTFVNLQALSSWNLFQQNNTANKAVAVVTPLSPIEMASILNVSKKSAQVFDERSMPGTVHHRPNISRPLEANTNGLTMEEPNNPPSKHQQPMSGGLTHNSAARPKSPVSTHESTNCQSNHARSPKLNSADGEQSKSASVRTQNKASENIPNKNHTVTDKKTNTGRSARYSTIPVIEWPLEKLHVLINFVKEVEDGHQKNIKNEPGKEILKLYWNGDVQKFHNVVDTGIYQNVLEEVYSYCPSKDDVILRQIKTDARFQVAEDFHVLKHNEDPPKMEYKSSWLNLNEKLDDIDKECGYSWYYRSFYGSSQEKIHEGNSECKLQRKWLDRPDEPSPTTHQCPTRTVNEVPEDGQSVLNLTQKNVASCNEQAVTGIDNHLPKVTEKQTNCQSNMLSSRHTSSPELNPMVVGQPEFSASSQNASDEITNRDLAVTEKSISEIMSKSGEEVALQKNAGIKQMDTTASIENNASPNETSVSSAIVHCLDVDSKKVNAAPKELKPSCLNTPQELITTSSDEQITFKGIEEKARAIQTPLPDCSDTPSVTENGQYMTETVCDVPAEAQGYLEVKENADNESHGLLQEMIGTDSCSQKNDSVATESNTVSPLKGITKLLRTLDKRDVSLRIYEHQLGTDEILRRKLQQPTRPSGMPVLNDRFCKGAGGRSPKLNDNLPVQSDITSSPRLSPIVKEHQAVMENKCHEKITSSERDRIIQTTLPNAPSRTDADLQPNTGNPLTGMETIVSALKNRDALLKRHQQQFKKQGISKRSHEPLHKIPVLTESAIQSDSTSSAKLNSVVTEQHQLQNECNDKMLENAEIATFETVPKLRKLDNVDASGSIQINVLPYEVAKRCFAGEMMEDEDLQEAVGMSESSRLNSSEKCDDTENNKKSHSLSKSFCDAPKLSQEEQLMGSLKDNARNSVHAARNPFQDVPLKPSQQDLLERKLLSTKDSGKARLEDDFCNGIGDKIHPLTDELSTKNDFTSPSKLNPEVEGQQEFEASPEVQTECNDKVPNDDCAVTDENLIVPSPSTEVDEVVAEFEEIDAFASIKINVLPHEIAEKWFAGDTIENEDIVVNFSSKEHNDDQVEVEVLDYHDDQADPTEVLDVEILDVRSEKEVHIKNVKPKEKNNQCAADVKLESFCCFTKWFQALKHEEGSFCMCHVKTDLNEEEIKIQAHDTSLKVQKNEEDCVNVFSDNYKSMELKLINQTKDENASECTESKNLLISHTDMPGKTAEVVDTPRPDVKRRPDTPPLAVQRRPDTPPLAVQRRPDTPPLAVQRRPDTPPLAVQRRPDTPPLTVQRRPDTPPLAVQRRPDTPPLAVQRRPDTPPLAVQRRPDTPPLAVQRRPDTPPLAVQRRPDTPPLAVQRRPDTPPLAVQRRPDTPPLAVQRRPDTPPLAVQRKPTTPPLVVKRKSETVCLSLYGSSSKRQEIRNKRYINGCEEPPKTLEITISHHEISEGRTSKKRKWVESIENEDALDTRRKEIISHKSCDQTRMSLLHQVTPIEPSEVTKENALSSTLTRKLQNPSCKSKSGFYLAAIKKRKKKQNFGTRQVSMNNFIIRRKTVLSKSLQSTEPIIKSKYELGNPALMPLQEGSGLEFKVLPSTFNFEDGKKRCVLDQADTSSNTKNAHSKNKKAKGVKTTNAPTPGTWCLSPLKTKHVQSEDVSGSSCTIFQEFKKKYHERKQEMVPTQNLNFN; encoded by the exons ATGCAAGCAAATTCTCAGCACCCAGAACAATGGCAAAATTTACATGGCAGTGAGGACGCATCTGGAGATGGGACATTCAGTAATCCAGAACAAAACCTTTACCAGAAATGCTTACAACCTCACTCTGCGAACCATCCATATCCAGGACAAACCACCACTGGAAATTACTTAGCAAAATTCTCTTGTACAATTCTACAGACGACCGCTGAAAAAACTGTGAACATCGGTCAAtctaccaatgaaatgaagtcATCACAGGACAATTTCAATTCAAAATGCACGCAGCCAACAGGGCAACAGAACTCCCAAGTTGTTCTGTGGAACGTGCCCAATAGTGTCCAGATATTCGTACCTGTTAACAACATAAGCATGCAGGAAACCATTAATGTTGCATCCCACAATAAtggacaaaacattttacattttgcctCGAGACAAGAAACTTTCAACAGTAATAGCCTTGCATATATGCAACAACAAACTACCTCTTTGCCTGCTGGGCCAAATAATTCGCAACAGTTTAATGCAAAAACAGTTATTAACCATAAGAGTCTTAATGATACTCGAAGAGATATGAGCCCCTGCATTATGCCTCAAAGGAAACAACATGCATTGGCAAACATTTTGCCAAAAAGCCAATCGAAAGAAGGGATGACCTTGCCATCGGATTCGAAATATTGCCTCCCAACTGAAAATACACCTCATGCACAGGATAGTTCCTTTGGTGGACAGATTTCTCATAGAATAAGAACTGACAGCTCATCGACCTTTGTTAACCTACAAGCACTTTCTTCATGGAACTTATTCCAACAGAACAACACTGCAAATAAAGCTGTTGCTGTTGTTACACCATTATCTCCAATAGAAATGGCATCTATTTTAAATGTATCCAAAAAATCTGCTCAAGTTTTTGATGAAAGATCTATGCCAGGGACTGTGCACCATCGACCAAATATTTCCCGTCCACTGGAGGCCAACACTAATGGCCTGACAATGGAAGAACCAAATAACCCACCAAGCAAGCATCAACAACCAATGTCAGGAGGGCTAACACATAATAGTGCAGCTAGACCCAAAAGTCCTGTTTCAACCCATGAATCAACTAACTGCCAAAGTAACCATGCACGCTCACCCAAGCTTAACAGTGCGGATGGAGAGCAAAGTAAGTCGGCATCAGTTCGAACACAAAACAAAGCCAGTGAGAATATTCCTAATAAAAACCATACGGTGACTGACAAGAAAACTAACACAGGGAGAAGTGCCAGGTACTCCACAATTCCTGTAATTGAATGGCCATTAGAAAAGTTGCATGTTTTGATAAATTTTGTTAAGGAAGTAGAAGATGGTCATCAGAAAAACATCAAAAATGAGCCTGGAAAGGAAATTCTGAAGCTTTATTGGAATGGAGATGTTCAGAAGTTCCACAACGTAGTAGATACTGGAATATATCAAAATGTATTGGAAGAAGTCTACAGTTACTGTCCAAGCAAAGATGATGTGATACTGAGGCAAATAAAAACCGATGCACGTTTCCAAGTTGCAGAGGATTTTCATGTTTTGAAACACAACGAAGATCCACCAAAGATGGAATACAAGTCATCTTGGTTGAATCTGAATGAGAAACTTGATGACATTGACAAGGAATGTGGTTATTCTTGGTACTATAGATCTTTTTATGGTTCTTCTCAAGAGAAGATTCATGAAGGAAATTCTGAATGTAAATTGCAACGGAAATGGCTAGACCGTCCTGATGAGCCATCGCCAACAACGCACCAATGCCCAACCAGAACTGTGAATGAAGTACCAGAAGATGGACAGAGTGTCTTGAATTTAACGCAGAAAAATGTTGCCTCCTGTAATGAGCAAGCTGTAACTGGAATTGATAACCACTTACCAAAGGTAACTGAGAAACAAACcaactgtcaatcaaatatgCTATCAAGCAGGCACACTAGTTCACCAGAGCTTAATCCTATGGTTGTGGGGCAGCCAGAGTTTTCAGCATCATCTCAAAATGCATCAGATGAAATAACTAATCGTGACCTTGCAGTTACAGAGAAAAGTATAAGTGAGATTATGTCAAAATCTGGCGAAGAAGTTGCTCTTCAAAAAAATGCAGGGATTAAACAAATGGACACTACAGCCTCTATTGAGAATAATGCTTCTCCAAATGAAACTTCTGTCAGCTCCGCAATAGTGCATTGTTTAGATGTTGACTCGAAGAAAGTCAATGCTGCACCCAAAGAGTTAAAGCCATCTTGTTTGAACACACCACAAGAACTTATTACAACATCAAGTGACGAGCAAATAACCTTCAAGGGTATTGAAGAGAAGGCACGTGCAATTCAAACCCCACTACCAGATTGCTCTGATACACCTTCAGTAACTGAGAATGGCCAGTATATGACCGAAACTGTGTGCGATGTACCAGCAGAAGCACAAGGATACCTGGAGGTAAAGGAGAACGCTGACAATGAGAGTCATGGGTTATTACAGGAAATGATTGGGACTGATTCCTGCTCACAGAAGAATGATAGTGTGGCTACAGAATCAAATACTGTAAGTCCACTAAAGGGTATTACAAAACTGTTGAGGACATTGGACAAACGTGATGTTTCTTTAAGAATTTATGAGCACCAACTTGGAACAGATGAAATTTTAAGAAGAAAACTTCAACAGCCAACTAGACCATCAGGGATGCCAGTGCTTAATGACAGATTTTGTAAAGGAGCCGGAGGCAGAAGTCCAAAGTTAAATGATAATTTGCCTGTCCAAAGTGACATTACAAGCTCACCAAGGCTTAGTCCTATTGTTAAAGAACATCAGGCAGTTATGGAAAATAAATGTCATGAAAAAATTACTAGCAGTGAAAGGGATAGGATAATTCAAACAACTTTACCAAATGCCCCATCAAGAACTGACGCTGACCTTCAACCAAATACTGGAAACCCACTGACAGGCATGGAAACTATTGTGAGTGCATTAAAAAACCGGGATGCTTTATTAAAAAGACATCAGCAACAATTTAAAAAGCAAGGCATTTCGAAAAGAAGTCATGAACCGTTGCACAAAATTCCTGTGTTGACCGAGTCAGCCATCCAAAGTGACAGCACCAGCTCAGCGAAACTTAATTCTGTTGTCACAGAACAGCATCAATTGCAAAATGAATGTAATGATAAAATGCTTGAAAATGCTGAAATTGCGACATTTGAAACTGTGCCAAAGCTTCGTAAGCTTGACAACGTAGATGCGTCAGGCTCCATTCAAATTAATGTTCTCCCATATGAGGTAGCTAAACGGTGCTTTGCTGGTGAGATGATGGAAGATGAAGATTTACAAGAAGCTGTTGGAATGAGTGAGTCGTCAAGGTTGAATTCTAGTGAGAAATGTGATGACACTGAGAACAACAAAAAATCACATTCCTTGTCAAAGTCATTTTGTGATGCACCCAAACTTTCACAGGAAGAGCAGCTCATGGGGAGTTTGAAGGACAACGCAAGGAATTCAGTTCATGCAGCACGAAACCCATTTCAAGATGTCCCTTTAAAGCCATCACAACAAGATCTTTTGGAGAGAAAGCTTTTATCAACTAAAGATTCAGGAAAGGCAAGGTTAGAGGATGATTTTTGTAATGGCATCGGAGACAAAATTCACCCGTTAACTGATGAATTAAGCaccaaaaatgactttacaaGCCCATCAAAACTTAATCCTGAGGTTGAAGGACAACAGGAATTTGAGGCATCACCTGAGGTGCAAACTGAATGTAATGACAAAGTGCCTAATGATGACTGTGCAGTCACAGATGAAAATCTGATTGTGCCATCACCTAGTACAGAAGTTGATGAAGTTGTAGCGGAGTTTGAGGAGATTGATGCTTTTGCCTCCATTAAGATTAATGTTCTCCCACATGAAATTGCAGAAAAATGGTTCGCTGGTGATACTATAGAAAATGAGGATATTGTTGTAAATTTTTCCAGTAAGGAACACAATGATGACCAGGTAGAAGTTGAAGTCCTGGACTACCATGATGACCAGGCTGACCCAACTGAGGTCCTGGATGTTGAGATCCTGGATGTCAGGTCTGAAAaagaagtgcacattaaaaatgtaaagccCAAAGAGAAGAACAATCAATGTGCTGCTGATGTAAAGTTGGAGTCTTTCTGTTGTTTTACTAAATGGTTTCAGGCTTTAAAACATGAAGAAGGCTCATTCTGCATGTGCCATGTAAAAACAGACTTGAATGAAGAAGAGATTAAAATTCAGGCCCATGACACAAGTTTAAAGGTGCAGAAAAATGAAGAAGACTGTGTCAACGTCTTCTCTGATAATTATAAATCCATGGAACTAAAACTGATCAATCAGACCAAGGATGAAAATGCATCTGAATGCACTGAATCAAAAAACTTATTGATTTCACATACTGACATGCCAGGCAAGACTGCTGAGGTTGTTGACACCCCACGTCCCGATGTTAAGAGGAGGCCGGACACCCCGCCCCTCGCTGTGCAGAGGAGGCCCGACACTCCGCCCCTCGCTGTGCAGAGGAGGCCCGACACTCCGCCCCTCGCTGTGCAGAGGAGGCCCGACACTCCGCCCCTCGCTGTGCAGAGGAGGCCCGACACCCCGCCTCTCACTGTGCAGAGGAGGCCCGACACCCCGCCTCTCGCTGTGCAGAGGAGGCCCGACACCCCGCCCCTCGCTGTCCAGAGGAGGCCCGACACCCCGCCCCTCGCTGTCCAGAGGAGGCCCGACACCCCGCCCCTCGCTGTCCAGAGGAGGCCCGACACCCCGCCCCTCGCTGTCCAGAGGAGGCCCGACACCCCGCCCCTCGCTGTCCAGAGGAGGCCCGACACCCCGCCCCTCGCTGTCCAGAGGAGGCCCGACACCCCGCCCCTCGCTGTCCAGAGGAGGCCCGACACCCCGCCCCTCGCTGTCCAGAGGAAGCCCACCACCCCACCTCTCGTTGTTAAAAGGAAGTCTGAAACTGTATGTCTTTCACTGTATGGGTCATCTTCTAAGAGACAAGAAATACGAAATAAAAGATATATAAACGGTTGCGAAGAACCCCCCAAAACCCTTGAAATAACTATTAGTCATCATGAGATAAGTGAAGGAAGAACATCAAAGAAGCGAAAATGGGTAGAATCAATAGAAAACGAAGATGCTTTGGATACAAGGCGAAAAGAAATTATATCTCATAAAAGCTGTGATCAGACGAGAATGTCTCTGTTACATCAAGTAACTCCAATAGAACCTTCTGAAGTTACCAAAGAAAATGCACTTTCATCTACATTAACCAGAAAACTCCAAAATCCAAGTTGTAAATCAAAGAGTGGCTTTTATTTAGCAGCTATAAAGAAgcgaaagaaaaaacaaaactttgGTACACGACAGGTTTCTATGAATAACTTTATTATCAGAAGGAAGACTGTTCTATCTAAATCTTTACAGTCAACTGAACCTataattaaaagtaaatatgAATTGGGGAACCCTGCTTTGATGCCATTACAAGAAGGTTCTGGATTGGAATTCAAAGTATTGCCTTCAACTTTCAACTTTGAAGATGGTAAAAAACGCTGTGTTTTGGATCAAGCAGACACATCCTCAAATacaaaaaatg ctcACTCCAAGAATAAAAAAGCAAAAGGAGTGAAGACCACCAATGCTCCAACACCAG GTACTTGGTGTCTCAGCCCTTTGAAGACCAAGCACGTCCAGTCCGAAGATGTCTCTGGCTCCTCATGTACAATCTTTCAAGAGTTTAAGAAGAAATATCATGAAAGAAAGCAAGAAATGGTTCCCACGCAAAACTTGAATTtcaattaa
- the etfbkmt gene encoding electron transfer flavoprotein beta subunit lysine methyltransferase yields the protein MYRVIGTWLRVRSFSNAFQCSLKRHYFCNNKSEDALKTFIVDNTEIVNSRSLTPEISLRLITPNCRFWTEKPELWPFTDPFWAIYWPGGQALARYLLNNPEVSRGRRVLDLGCGCGASAIAAKLTGASHVVANDVDPIATVATKMNCELNGLDPLPCVTENMIGSKPYNWDLILLGDMFYDEVLADDLHQWLHKCICAHGTQVLIGDPGRAQFESHNIRKLLHKVAQFELPDSVKEENYGLTSSTVWYYKPDP from the exons ATGTACAGGGTAATAGGCACGTGGTTACGCGTTCGTTCCTTTTCTAATGCCTTTCAGTGTTCTTTGAAGCGCCATTATTTCTGCAACAACAAATCAGAGGACGCCTTAAAGACCTTTATTGTAGACAACACAGAAATAGTAAACAGCCGAAGTTTAACCCCAGAGATTTCTTTAAGGCTCATCACACCCAACTGCCGGTTTTGGACAGAGAAACCTGAACTATGGCCTTTCACTGATCCTTTTTGGGCAATATATTGGCCAGGTGGACAAGCACTTGCTAG GTATCTCTTAAATAACCCAGAGGTTTCTAGAGGTAGAAGAGTTTTGGATCTTGGTTGTGGCTGTGGAGCGTCAGCCATTGCTGCCAAACTCACTGGAGCTTCCCATGTGGTGGCCAACGATGTTGATCCAA TTGCTACTGTTGCCACCAAAATGAACTGTGAACTGAACGGACTGGATCCCTTGCCATGTGTCACAGAGAATATGATTGGTTCAAAGCCTTATAACTGGGACCTCATTCTTTTAGGAGATATGTTTTATGATGAAGTTCTGGCTGATGACCTGCATCAGTGGCTccacaaatgcatttgcgcacATGGTACGCAGGTGCTTATTGGTGACCCGGGACGAGCTCAGTTTGAGAGCCATAACATTAGAAAACTATTACATAAGGTTGCTCAGTTTGAGTTACCGGACTCGGTCAAAGAGGAGAATTATGGACTAACTAGTAGCACAGTGTGGTATTACAAACCCGACCcttaa